In Danaus plexippus chromosome 8, MEX_DaPlex, whole genome shotgun sequence, the sequence TAGTATAATTGTGGCAATTAATTTTTGCCAGCATTTTgagtttaatgaaataaaaaaaaattacagctcATGTTTACTAAAACTCGTTAGGATCAGTACATCTTTGATTCCATATAAGGAAATCAGAAGGATTTTTTTACTTCAgatgtgaaaattttataattaggaTAAATTACGTaatctataacaaaaattataacaatcatATACAAAATAGAAGTGCATACTATATTAGTACAATCAAAGTCATCACAAGTCATACAAGTGGTCACATTACATATTTCCTCAACAATTCAGTatctattaaaacttatttttcattaatcagacttcacattaaaatatctaatgcTTCGTACGAGACATGTTCGGTCAAATCGAACAATCTGTGTAATGGTTGCCATCATTTACTTGATGATTGTActttaacaaacaatatgtTCTGGAATCCAAATGACACAATCACTTTTGTACAATTATTCTTAGAAAAACGTTAGCCAAGGTCGCATTATTACAAAGTTTAATCATAACAAGTGTACATAAGAACGCATAATACACATTTTTGTGTCGCTGATGAATACATAGACATGACTTCAAATTATCATAagcaaaaaatgtattgtattttagttGAAACTGGcttcaataattaatactagattttttttaaaattttaacttttcattttatttgccagtttattctattaaaaatcagACGTTCAGTTGAGTAAAGCTATCAGtatgtagataataaataaacagtaaatttttttttttggattaataaaaaatattctcataatTTCAGAGAGATAATTATCTTTTGAAGCAACACACAATTTCTTTAAGTCTTAGgagattgtaaaataaatttacattcaatgttaatcatataatttcaGTCACAAAGAAATACTCCACATCTTCTGggaatacaaatataacataaataataagtacttGTCATAGTAAAGAACTATATTTGGCATtcatataatagtaataattttacaaactaaCCTCACAAGCAGGCAGTTAGAAGGCACTCAGGATCGACTTGTGTTATTCGCAGGCATCAACTCTCCTGTGAAAAACCATATTGTTGCAATACCATCAAAAATTCCCACATTAGTTTATAGGTATTATTTTCCcagcattattatttattgtagtcAAGAATACTATACTTGGACCACAGCCAATTGCACTAAGCGATAAAGcgcgtaaaattaaaaatcatcgGTGCAAAAATGGTGTAAAAAGACACTGATGCGCGggattagtaaataaatatgggATGAAGGCCAAAAGTTATTGCATAATACCTGCACAAGAAGGTGTTAAAACATGCTTGAATATATCATGTTCAAAGCgcagtaaattaataataaatatcatataacattgATAGTACTCACAAAACTTCGTCGAAGGGGCATTTCACACACTTCACGATTAAAAACACTCCTAAAACACTaatgtgtaaattaaaatataatccacTAATATCACTTCAGCACTCCAGcaccatttataaataatgtccatCGGTCTAACTCGCCGTGTTGGGCAGAAATTTTGACATGAAGTTCTCTTTTCTAGAACAATCATGCACATGTTCCATTACACGTAATAGAATAAGTCTATAATGTTGGtatcttaaaatgtaattttcaaaaaaaattttttttaattaaagttaaatttaaaacagtcaaaaagtatattttgaacTCTTCACGCCTGGGTATAACCATTAATtggtaaaaatacaaatataagtattaagaatgtcaaaactttgtttactCAATGAAGTAGGAATTTTATCTTGTTTAAATACAGGATTAACagtgttatagaaaaaatatacatatatgatataacataatatgtaattttagagtagattttaatattgtcaaaGTAAAACTGTCATTAGTGATAGCCTGATAGTGATATTCCTGCTTGCATGATgcaaagttattatttatatcaaaactttattaatttcaacttCTCCGTCTTgtccaaatatattattatattaagtatttacCAATCGTGAGAAACGCATCATGGAGACCTCGctgatacaaaataaagtaaaacttttattcaaaaaaataactgaagcAAATTATGTTATGAACAGTTATTATGCGGaccatttctttattaaaataaatagtgacGATCCTGGTAAGTGAAATTctggtattaaaattattttactgttttatcagttatttaagtttatttataggttattttgacattttttatataaatgtaaatactttGTTGATAAGGGACCATATATCTTACATTCAAATTGACCACTGTCAACTTTtcggtaatattttaaaagtattttttttttatgtaaacgtTAGTTTGGtataatacatacaacattttttgtttgttatttaaaagctaCAGACAGCTATATATAATGATGATGAAGTTactaaagattatttatagaactatcatgataaataatcatatatacaCAAAAGTTAACAATTAAATGTGGTGGATAATGCACAAAACATCACCtttgcttaatatttatttttttttttctatacaaattGTGTATGAATccacaaaattataagaaccttttttaaaaagtgtaatttatattctacCAGTTagtatgattattaattacactttttccacacacaaacaaaatgttagaATATAATAGCTATCAATATACAAATTCTatcaggaaaaaaaaatttatgtgatgaagaaaataaaaatctcaactttctagtaaaataaatatattaaaaaaaaaatattccaaaaccATTCTAGAGAAATTGTTTGTTGTTGAcgttatcaaatttttttgtttgttgacTACAAGTCAcctttatctaaatattttattcggaCACACAAAAGTAGTATGGCTTACATACAAACTCAAGCTTTTAAATCAGAACAtaacttaaaatgtataagtttGTTTActccttaaaatttattattttctattttcttcATCCTCACAGAATGCATccttaaaagattatttattattctcagATGTGGAATGTTTAAAATCATGGCCGGTGGTTGCAGATCTATTAGTCGAAGCTCTTAATAACGCAGAGAATGTGCACAAGACAGTTagagtttttataatacgttTATTAGGAGTTGTTGCGCAAAGCGAAGTACattttgcaaaaatttttGCAAAGAAGGGTGAAGAACTTGCCAAAGcattcaatgaaattaattccCAAAGCATGGATTCCAGTCTAAGAGTTGCTTATATGGAAGTAGCTCTGTCACTAACCAAACATAATTCCGGTATATATTGGCTGTTAGAAACTGGAATTTGGAAAGAAATTCTACAGCTCTGTAATGAAAAACGGACAGTTTTTGTTGTCCGACAGACATACAAATTtgcttcattatttttgtggaAATTGGTTGATATAAATGAGGAAGCTAGCATTAAAaccgttttaaattttatactcaaACCTATGTCAGAAATTGATATGATCAATATAAATTCGATGTCAAGCGAGTATGAAGACGAGTTGTGTAAAGTATATGTACCGATGCTACAAATACTCTTGTCGGTGGTGGGCAATGCAGAGCGCATTAAAACACGTAATTCTGTGATAACGTCGATGATCAAAGATTTCAACATGTTAACATTCTGTTATTTGATAAAGACTAGAATAAGAAGGGAGGACGTACTTCTGCTtgtgacaaaattattattttggctTTCGATtggtaaaacttttatttttaaaccgcTACAATTATCGGAGAGATTCGAACGGGACGATTTCGTGGAGGTCACGATAACTTATTTCAACACAGTGAACTATCTCATGCAGCGTCGCTGTTGGGCTTTAGTGTTCGATTACTGTAACGcctgtaatttaatattcagctCGGTCTGGAGCAACATGAGACCGGCGGTCTTCGAAGTAGACGGAAGGGAGGTGGAATTGCAGAAGCAGTTACTCGTCATATGTCTCATACCGTCCATGGTGTACATAGGTGCCGGGAAGACAATGGGAATCGACGGTGACGAAgtcgataattttattattaaactattgcATTCAACTTGCGAGCACACTGCAAGGACATGTTATGCTCTCAGGGATCTGTTACTGCAGTTGGACATGGAGTCCGTGACCCTTCAGAGTGTGAAACGTCTTACTTGTTTAAaagatcatttaaataatgaccAAGCGAACCTGCTATTCCAGGCACTATTCTACGTCCTTAAAGAATACGATCCTATAGACGAAAACGGGGTAGTGAAAGcggatataaatattacagataGCGAAGAGAAAGTACTGATTATGACATACGTTTTGGACATACTGCTGTCGCTGGTTAAGAATTATAACATCAACTGGAAGGAGAGCCTTGAAGTCATTTGCCTTTATAgcgttgtatttaatattttgaagataAAGAATAACAATTTCTCTAGTAGGGTCAgtgttatatgaatattcaaagatttcatattattattttttcctcaATTTCATGATTGCTTCCAGTTTGTAGTGATCGCATTAAATGTCATCACGATAACAGTGAAGAAGTTTCTACCGCCAACCCTATCTCTGTTAATGGAGTCCAAGCCTGGTTCCTCGATGGATGAACTCGGAGaactaatttatatgaaattaaacgaTTTCCAGTGGGAGGTCCGAGATTCGGCTCTGGAATTGCTATATGTGTGCACAGACATCTGCTTTATTAGTATGTACAATTATATTCACACACAAGTTTGTGAATTGtgcattttataatgaatatctaTTATTTCCACAGAGTTTCCGCCGTtccaaaaacaaattttatctaataacCTCATCAATCTGGCAACAACCATGGCGTTGAATGATCACGAGTTCTATGTGCGTGTTTCTGCTCTGAGGTGTCTTGGAGCTGGTTGTAAAGTCGCCTCACTCTGGGATCACTTAAAAACTCAGTATCCCAACATACAGGTGACTCATTTTCCTAAGATAAGTTTTGAGATATGACACTCCTGTCAAACACGTCATAACaatgctattattttttccaaattCTTCAGATCTTTATCATGTACGCGTTATCCAAAATTCGATTTTGAATCcctgttaataaaaacatccATAAAATTTagcatcttaaaaaaaaatatctgtggtCTCTCTTTTATTTGGATTTGGAGAACAAATTTGATTGTGAGCATCATGAAAGTGCAGTCTTTACTTTACAGGAACTTCTAGTGGACATCATGAACACCAACCAAGAGGGCGTTGTACGTAAAGAGGCCTGCAATGTTTTATGCGAAATTTACCAAAGCGTCAAAATCAGCCCGAACTTCAAGTCCGTTTTATACGAGAACATGATGAACGCAGCGCTCTCTGATTTTCACTGGGAAGTTCAGCTGAGCGCACTTAAGTTCTGGAAAATAGTGATTCAATCCTTGCTCACCGCACAGGGCATGCTCGACGGCACATTTCCCCCGGTGACGTTTTCCAGACAGACAAGGAAAATTGTTACTCTAGACGCGAACGAAATCAAAAGGCGTTTGACGGCGACCCTTGAAGAACTGTCCTCGATCGGATGTTTAACTGTGTTAGTGAAACTCCTTCATGACGATACTGATGTCGAAATTATGGATTCTGCTAGGATTATTTCTACCGAACTTCTAGAGATACTTGATCAATACAGTGTTCCTGAAACCTTGACACCAAGTAACAAGGAAGCAAACACCATGGATGAGTTGCAGCAGCAGAACATTTCTGATGACAGTACTGGAAATGGTGACACTATGGACTCAGAACCCGCTACCTCATCGGAGAATGTTATAGAAAGTATATTGAATTCCGATGATATTAACTTActtgcaaatatatataaaagacaaaTGAACCTATCACCGGAACAGGAAACTAAAAACACAAGTCTCACAAAAGTTGTAAGGTTAGCATCGCCATACTTATTTGTTAGATATACCAGGAGTAAAGACTTCAAACAAATCATAGAGGACAAAAGAAATTGGAAAGATGGAATCAAAAGTCTTTCGTCATTACTAGACGATGTTCTGGGTATATACGAATTCAATGAGGAGGTGAACTCACTAGACTGCTATTGAAGTTTcaaactgttaaaaaaattacattaagttatgtatagttatattataactttcttAAATACAACCTTGGCTCTTATTGAATCCATCCATCATGTATGAAGTCAATAACAACTCTTAACAGTTTAGTTTTTTGTCATATAAGAGAATATTTACTAATGTTCTCTAAATTTTTGCAaccttaaatgtttttaaaaatataaacaaggcTTGGTTGcaatcaatagtttttttctggaaacagaaaaaattatatatgtattaattgatGACATCCTAGGTAAAAAGGTGACATGAGGTATTCTTTATGCAGTGATTGAGCTT encodes:
- the LOC116772216 gene encoding uncharacterized protein LOC116772216 encodes the protein METSLIQNKVKLLFKKITEANYVMNSYYADHFFIKINSDDPDVECLKSWPVVADLLVEALNNAENVHKTVRVFIIRLLGVVAQSEVHFAKIFAKKGEELAKAFNEINSQSMDSSLRVAYMEVALSLTKHNSGIYWLLETGIWKEILQLCNEKRTVFVVRQTYKFASLFLWKLVDINEEASIKTVLNFILKPMSEIDMININSMSSEYEDELCKVYVPMLQILLSVVGNAERIKTRNSVITSMIKDFNMLTFCYLIKTRIRREDVLLLVTKLLFWLSIGKTFIFKPLQLSERFERDDFVEVTITYFNTVNYLMQRRCWALVFDYCNACNLIFSSVWSNMRPAVFEVDGREVELQKQLLVICLIPSMVYIGAGKTMGIDGDEVDNFIIKLLHSTCEHTARTCYALRDLLLQLDMESVTLQSVKRLTCLKDHLNNDQANLLFQALFYVLKEYDPIDENGVVKADINITDSEEKVLIMTYVLDILLSLVKNYNINWKESLEVICLYSVVFNILKIKNNNFSSRFVVIALNVITITVKKFLPPTLSLLMESKPGSSMDELGELIYMKLNDFQWEVRDSALELLYVCTDICFIKFPPFQKQILSNNLINLATTMALNDHEFYVRVSALRCLGAGCKVASLWDHLKTQYPNIQELLVDIMNTNQEGVVRKEACNVLCEIYQSVKISPNFKSVLYENMMNAALSDFHWEVQLSALKFWKIVIQSLLTAQGMLDGTFPPVTFSRQTRKIVTLDANEIKRRLTATLEELSSIGCLTVLVKLLHDDTDVEIMDSARIISTELLEILDQYSVPETLTPSNKEANTMDELQQQNISDDSTGNGDTMDSEPATSSENVIESILNSDDINLLANIYKRQMNLSPEQETKNTSLTKVVRLASPYLFVRYTRSKDFKQIIEDKRNWKDGIKSLSSLLDDVLGIYEFNEEVNSLDCY